The following proteins come from a genomic window of Anabas testudineus chromosome 3, fAnaTes1.2, whole genome shotgun sequence:
- the LOC113174613 gene encoding tropomyosin alpha-4 chain-like isoform X6, with translation MAGGSSVEAVKKKIKSLQDQVLVAEERAAGLQRDLNQERSAREAAEGDVASLNRRIQLVEEELDRAQERLATALTKLEEAEKAADESERGMKVIENRAMKDEEKMELQEIQLKEAKHIAEEADRKYEEVARKLVIIESDLERTEERAELSESKCSELEEELKTVQNNLKSLEAQAEKYSQKEDKYEEEIKVLTDKLKEAETRAEFAERSVAKLEKTIDDLEDHLYKQLEKNRLLTNELRVALNEA, from the exons atggCCGGTGGGAGCTCAGTGGAGGctgtgaagaagaaaatcaagTCTCTGCAGGACCAGGTGCTGGTGGCGGAGGAGCGAGCTGCGGGGCTGCAGCGGGACCTGAACCAGGAGAGGAGTGCGAGGGAGGCA GCCGAGGGTGATGTAGCTTCTCTGAACAGACGTATCCAGCTGGTCGAGGAGGAGTTGGACCGGGCTCAGGAGCGTCTGGCCACAGCTCTGACCAAGCTGGAGGAGGCTGAGAAGGCTGCTGATGAGAGTGAGAG aGGAATGAAGGTTATTGAGAACAGGGCGATGAAGGACGAGGAGAAGATGGAGCTGCAGGAGATCCAGCTGAAGGAGGCCAAACACATCGCCGAGGAGGCTGACCGCAAATATGAGGAG GTGGCTCGTAAGCTGGTGATCATTGAGAGTGACTTGGAACGTACAGAAGAGCGTGCTGAGCTGTCCGAGAG TAAATGTtctgagctggaggaggagctgaaaacAGTGCAGAACAACCTGAAGTCTCTGGAGGCTCAGGCAGAGAAG TACTCACAGAAGGAGGACAAGTACGAAGAGGAGATCAAGGTCCTGACAGACAAGCTGAAGGAG GCTGAGACCCGTGCTGAGTTTGCAGAGAGATCAGTCGCCAAGCTTGAAAAGACCATTGATGACCTGGAGG ACCATCTTTACAAGCAGCTTGAGAAAAACCGTCTTCTGACCAATGAACTGAGAGTAGCCTTAAATGAGGCGTAA
- the LOC113174613 gene encoding tropomyosin alpha-1 chain-like isoform X3 translates to MDAIKKKMQMLKLDKENALDRAEQAESDKKAAEDRSKQLEDDLVALQKKLKATEDELDKYSEALKDAQEKLELAEKKATDAEGDVASLNRRIQLVEEELDRAQERLATALTKLEEAEKAADESERGMKVIENRAMKDEEKMELQEIQLKEAKHIAEEADRKYEEVARKLVIIESDLERTEERAELSESKCSELEEELKTVQNNLKSLEAQAEKYSQKEDKYEEEIKVLTDKLKEAETRAEFAERSVAKLEKTIDDLEDHLYKQLEKNRLLTNELRVALNEA, encoded by the exons ATGGATGccatcaagaagaagatgcaGATGCTCAAACTCGACAAAGAGAACGCCTTGGACAGAGCTGAGCAGGCTGAGTCAGACAAGAAAGCAGCTGAGGACAGGAGCAAACAG CTTGAGGATGACCTGGTAGCACTGCAGAAGAAACTGAAGGCAACGGAGGATGAGTTGGACAAGTACTCTGAAGCCCTGAAGGATGCCCAAGAGAAACTGGAGCTTGCTGAGAAGAAAGCCACAGAT GCCGAGGGTGATGTAGCTTCTCTGAACAGACGTATCCAGCTGGTCGAGGAGGAGTTGGACCGGGCTCAGGAGCGTCTGGCCACAGCTCTGACCAAGCTGGAGGAGGCTGAGAAGGCTGCTGATGAGAGTGAGAG aGGAATGAAGGTTATTGAGAACAGGGCGATGAAGGACGAGGAGAAGATGGAGCTGCAGGAGATCCAGCTGAAGGAGGCCAAACACATCGCCGAGGAGGCTGACCGCAAATATGAGGAG GTGGCTCGTAAGCTGGTGATCATTGAGAGTGACTTGGAACGTACAGAAGAGCGTGCTGAGCTGTCCGAGAG TAAATGTtctgagctggaggaggagctgaaaacAGTGCAGAACAACCTGAAGTCTCTGGAGGCTCAGGCAGAGAAG TACTCACAGAAGGAGGACAAGTACGAAGAGGAGATCAAGGTCCTGACAGACAAGCTGAAGGAG GCTGAGACCCGTGCTGAGTTTGCAGAGAGATCAGTCGCCAAGCTTGAAAAGACCATTGATGACCTGGAGG ACCATCTTTACAAGCAGCTTGAGAAAAACCGTCTTCTGACCAATGAACTGAGAGTAGCCTTAAATGAGGCGTAA
- the LOC113174613 gene encoding tropomyosin alpha-1 chain-like isoform X2, giving the protein MDAIKKKMQMLKLDKENALDRAEQAESDKKAAEDRSKQLEDDLVALQKKLKATEDELDKYSEALKDAQEKLELAEKKATDAEGDVASLNRRIQLVEEELDRAQERLATALTKLEEAEKAADESERGMKVIENRAMKDEEKMELQEIQLKEAKHIAEEADRKYEEVARKLVIIESDLERTEERAELSESKCSELEEELKTVQNNLKSLEAQAEKYSQKEDKYEEEIKVLTDKLKEAETRAEFAERSVAKLEKTIDDLEDELYAQKLKYKAISEELDHALNDMTSI; this is encoded by the exons ATGGATGccatcaagaagaagatgcaGATGCTCAAACTCGACAAAGAGAACGCCTTGGACAGAGCTGAGCAGGCTGAGTCAGACAAGAAAGCAGCTGAGGACAGGAGCAAACAG CTTGAGGATGACCTGGTAGCACTGCAGAAGAAACTGAAGGCAACGGAGGATGAGTTGGACAAGTACTCTGAAGCCCTGAAGGATGCCCAAGAGAAACTGGAGCTTGCTGAGAAGAAAGCCACAGAT GCCGAGGGTGATGTAGCTTCTCTGAACAGACGTATCCAGCTGGTCGAGGAGGAGTTGGACCGGGCTCAGGAGCGTCTGGCCACAGCTCTGACCAAGCTGGAGGAGGCTGAGAAGGCTGCTGATGAGAGTGAGAG aGGAATGAAGGTTATTGAGAACAGGGCGATGAAGGACGAGGAGAAGATGGAGCTGCAGGAGATCCAGCTGAAGGAGGCCAAACACATCGCCGAGGAGGCTGACCGCAAATATGAGGAG GTGGCTCGTAAGCTGGTGATCATTGAGAGTGACTTGGAACGTACAGAAGAGCGTGCTGAGCTGTCCGAGAG TAAATGTtctgagctggaggaggagctgaaaacAGTGCAGAACAACCTGAAGTCTCTGGAGGCTCAGGCAGAGAAG TACTCACAGAAGGAGGACAAGTACGAAGAGGAGATCAAGGTCCTGACAGACAAGCTGAAGGAG GCTGAGACCCGTGCTGAGTTTGCAGAGAGATCAGTCGCCAAGCTTGAAAAGACCATTGATGACCTGGAGG ATGAGCTGTACGCCCAGAAACTGAAGTACAAGGCCATCAGCGAGGAGCTGGACCACGCCCTCAACGACATGACTTCCAT TTAA
- the LOC113174613 gene encoding tropomyosin alpha-1 chain-like isoform X4, translating into MAGGSSVEAVKKKIKSLQDQVLVAEERAAGLQRDLNQERSAREAAEGDVASLNRRIQLVEEELDRAQERLATALTKLEEAEKAADESERGMKVIENRAMKDEEKMELQEIQLKEAKHIAEEADRKYEEVARKLVIIESDLERTEERAELSESKCSELEEELKTVQNNLKSLEAQAEKYSQKEDKYEEEIKVLTDKLKEAETRAEFAERSVAKLEKTIDDLEDELYAQKLKYKAISEELDHALNDMTSM; encoded by the exons atggCCGGTGGGAGCTCAGTGGAGGctgtgaagaagaaaatcaagTCTCTGCAGGACCAGGTGCTGGTGGCGGAGGAGCGAGCTGCGGGGCTGCAGCGGGACCTGAACCAGGAGAGGAGTGCGAGGGAGGCA GCCGAGGGTGATGTAGCTTCTCTGAACAGACGTATCCAGCTGGTCGAGGAGGAGTTGGACCGGGCTCAGGAGCGTCTGGCCACAGCTCTGACCAAGCTGGAGGAGGCTGAGAAGGCTGCTGATGAGAGTGAGAG aGGAATGAAGGTTATTGAGAACAGGGCGATGAAGGACGAGGAGAAGATGGAGCTGCAGGAGATCCAGCTGAAGGAGGCCAAACACATCGCCGAGGAGGCTGACCGCAAATATGAGGAG GTGGCTCGTAAGCTGGTGATCATTGAGAGTGACTTGGAACGTACAGAAGAGCGTGCTGAGCTGTCCGAGAG TAAATGTtctgagctggaggaggagctgaaaacAGTGCAGAACAACCTGAAGTCTCTGGAGGCTCAGGCAGAGAAG TACTCACAGAAGGAGGACAAGTACGAAGAGGAGATCAAGGTCCTGACAGACAAGCTGAAGGAG GCTGAGACCCGTGCTGAGTTTGCAGAGAGATCAGTCGCCAAGCTTGAAAAGACCATTGATGACCTGGAGG ATGAGCTGTACGCCCAGAAACTGAAGTACAAGGCCATCAGCGAGGAGCTGGACCACGCCCTCAACGACATGACTTCCATGTAA
- the LOC113174613 gene encoding tropomyosin alpha-1 chain-like isoform X1 produces the protein MDAIKKKMQMLKLDKENALDRAEQAESDKKAAEDRSKQLEDDLVALQKKLKATEDELDKYSEALKDAQEKLELAEKKATDAEGDVASLNRRIQLVEEELDRAQERLATALTKLEEAEKAADESERGMKVIENRAMKDEEKMELQEIQLKEAKHIAEEADRKYEEVARKLVIIESDLERTEERAELSESKCSELEEELKTVQNNLKSLEAQAEKYSQKEDKYEEEIKVLTDKLKEAETRAEFAERSVAKLEKTIDDLEDKVTRAKEENLRIKQLMDQTLMEMVDI, from the exons ATGGATGccatcaagaagaagatgcaGATGCTCAAACTCGACAAAGAGAACGCCTTGGACAGAGCTGAGCAGGCTGAGTCAGACAAGAAAGCAGCTGAGGACAGGAGCAAACAG CTTGAGGATGACCTGGTAGCACTGCAGAAGAAACTGAAGGCAACGGAGGATGAGTTGGACAAGTACTCTGAAGCCCTGAAGGATGCCCAAGAGAAACTGGAGCTTGCTGAGAAGAAAGCCACAGAT GCCGAGGGTGATGTAGCTTCTCTGAACAGACGTATCCAGCTGGTCGAGGAGGAGTTGGACCGGGCTCAGGAGCGTCTGGCCACAGCTCTGACCAAGCTGGAGGAGGCTGAGAAGGCTGCTGATGAGAGTGAGAG aGGAATGAAGGTTATTGAGAACAGGGCGATGAAGGACGAGGAGAAGATGGAGCTGCAGGAGATCCAGCTGAAGGAGGCCAAACACATCGCCGAGGAGGCTGACCGCAAATATGAGGAG GTGGCTCGTAAGCTGGTGATCATTGAGAGTGACTTGGAACGTACAGAAGAGCGTGCTGAGCTGTCCGAGAG TAAATGTtctgagctggaggaggagctgaaaacAGTGCAGAACAACCTGAAGTCTCTGGAGGCTCAGGCAGAGAAG TACTCACAGAAGGAGGACAAGTACGAAGAGGAGATCAAGGTCCTGACAGACAAGCTGAAGGAG GCTGAGACCCGTGCTGAGTTTGCAGAGAGATCAGTCGCCAAGCTTGAAAAGACCATTGATGACCTGGAGG